The nucleotide window CCTGTCGCGGCCTTTGCACTATCTGAAAATTGTTGGAGTGACAATTATATTGCTCCGCAAGAGGCGGTAAATGAAATGTTTCTGAAAAAATATGCTGGCAATAAGACCGTTGAGGCTTTTATTTCAAATATGAGGTATGAGGCAGAGTTATATTCAAAGTATAAACAGTATTATGGATACGTGTTTTATATTGGAAAAAGAATAAAATAAGGCCAACCCCTAATTGAGTAACCAGCCGATAGGCTAATCATATTGATGTTTTACCAACATTAGCTATTTTTTATGAAAAAA belongs to Bacteroidota bacterium and includes:
- a CDS encoding SAM-dependent methyltransferase, translating into ERPAELEKYYLDAVPEIGTMGHNILIIQKTGYTPVAAFALSENCWSDNYIAPQEAVNEMFLKKYAGNKTVEAFISNMRYEAELYSKYKQYYGYVFYIGKRIK